CGGGCTTCATGCTCGTGTCCGCCTATTTTCGCCTCTCGCTGTATGAGGATGCTTACGGGTATACACATACGCGGCTGTTAGCTCACGTTTTCATGATATTTCTGTTTGTGTTGTTTAACATTGCTCTCTTGAAAATTTGGCGCGACCGTTTCTCCCTGATCAAGTATTACGCGATTGTGACACTAGTGAGTTACGTCATTCTGAATTACATCAATATGGACGTCATCATTGCTAAAAACAATGTACAGCGCTATCATGCGACTGGCCACATCGACATCGAGTATTTGAGCGAGCTGTCTTATGACGCGATACCAGTGGTTATGGAGCTTGTGAGGGATAAAAAGGTAGAAGAGAGGTTTATGGAGATGCTGCAGGAGCGGAAAGAGATTTTGTATGAGGACAATAGCTGGCAGTCCTTTAATCTCTCGGAGTATCGGGCGAAAGCTTATCTTCCATGAAATTAGGGGACGGAGACGAGGTGATCTATCGTCTCCGTTTTGTTTGGAACAAGAAAAGATAGAACAAGATTCCCACTAGGATGATGACCACGGTCCCTGTAAATAGATAATCGTTCCATACTAGATTGGCGGAACTGATAGGCATTGCACCAGGACCTAACGCTTGCAAGTCCTCTCCAGCAGCTGACTTGATGGCTGTTCGTGTACAGATGTTGGTCTCTAGCTCATTTAGCTCCCAATAAGACGCATAGACAAGATATTCTTGACCGGGTTGAAAAGGGATGCCGCATGCACCTCCAAGACCGCTGGTGACGATCTGAACTTGTGTCTGATCCACTCCTTTCCACGTGGACTGTACCTCGAAAATAACAGCAAAGCCCCCCCGCTCTGGTTTATCCCAAAAGGGAAGCCAACGTAGCCAGTCTGTTCGCTCATTTACCTGGAGTACCTTGCCTGTAAATACAGCGGTAGACTGATCCTTTGCTGTTAAAGGGTCAGGAGGTCTGGCACAACTACAGGCCGACGCAGGAAAAGGCTCGATGAAAAAGGTGAAAAGAATCACGAACGAGAAAAATGTAAGAATACCTTGAGCGTTCCTAAAAATCATCACTGATCCACTCCTCTAAACCATAAGACGGGGAAAAGAGAGGATTGTTCCGAAAATGATGACAACGATTATTTTGTATATCTTGGTGGGAATAATCTTTCTTGCCTACCATACGACTTATGTCAAAACGTCGACAGTGAAGCTGACGATCCCTTCTGTACCCCCACTTACATTGGTTCATCTTTCCGATCCTCATGGACGAACACGGTTTTGGAATGGAGAGTTGCACAAACTGGTGAATGTTCACGATCCGGATTTGGTGATAGTGACGGGAGATTTGACACAGGACAGCGGGCAGTTGACGAGTGTGTTGAATGAGCTAGCGAAAATAAAGAGCGAGGATGGGATATACTTCGTCCCTGGCAATTACGAGAGAGAAGCAGGAAGATTTCGCAAAAAAGCCTATTCCGCTGCTGTTTCCGATTCCCAAAAAGAGGCTTGGCAACAGGTAATGACGGTGTTGGAAAACGAGAGTACGGTGATAGAAAAGGATGGCAGTCGCATTTGGATATACGGCTTCGATAATTCGATTTACGGCAATGAACGGCGTCCTAGGAAAGAGATCCAGCAGGCGAACTTGACGATATTTTTGGCTCACTCTCCCAATATTATCTCGTTGATTCACAACGAGGGTTTAAAAGCTGACCTTCTCTTGACCGGACACACCCACGGGGGACAAGTTCGCTTGTTCAACCGTACTGTTGGTGCCTATAAGCATTTTCATGTCGGGCAAAAAGAGGATCAATCCGTTGGCGTATTTGGCATCAGTCGCGGGCTTGGTACTTCTAGGCTGCCAATCCGGCTGAATTGCTTTGCAGAGATCACGGTATACGCGATCAATCAATCATGAACGCTCGTGTTCATCAATCGTTCCTCAATTCGTCACTGTTCGTTCACACGATCCCAGATTTTGGATTGATTTCATCGAGTAAGATGGAAGTGTAGAAAAAGAAGAAAGAAGGGGTCATTGTGAACAAGAAGTGGGGTATGTTGGTTTCTTCAGTTGCATTGTCTGCAATGTTGATTACAGCATGCGGCGGAGGAAAGGATCAAGCTGCTAGCACGGATGCAGCGGCTCCTGCAGCGACTACTGGCACACAAGTGAATATCGAAGCTAGTAACTGGAAATTCAATCAAGAAACCTTTGAAGTAAAAGCTGGCGAAGAGTTCACGCTCAACTTTAAGTCGACAGAAGGCTTTCACGGTATTGGTATCCAAGGGCTGGATGTAGACCTCCAAAAAGATGGCAGCAAAACGATGAAAATCGATACAGCTGGTGAGTACACCATCTTTTGCAACGTGATTTGTGGACCGGATCATGGCAAAATGGTAGCAAAATTAGTCGTGAAATAATTCGATTCTCTTAATGGAATAAAACAACAAACAAGCACTTTGGCCTGCATAGCGGGTCAAGGTGTTTTTTCATTTCACAGGTGGGGGCATACTACATGGGTAGCCACTCATCGAGTAAGGGAGGGAACCACATGTCCAAGCACAACAATAAAGACAAACGCCCAACAGAAGCATCCGCCGGCTCACGCAGTACTCCTCCGAAAACGGGAGAGAACACTGGGCATAATTTGCGGAAAGAAGATCGATCGTAGCATACAAGAGAGAAGCTAGCAGGCAAAGGTCCTCCCATGACGGAGGGCTTTTTTGCTTGTCATATACATGTTTTCGCGATTTTTGCACATGGTAAGGAGGAAAAGTTTTCAAGTCGGTGATGCGATCCAAAAAGGAGATGAGTGACTCTGGATAAGAAACACTACTACGTGACCTTGCAAGCAGGAACGACAGTGGCAGAAATCCGCGATGAAAAAGGTTCCGCCACGTATGATTTTGAGATCGAAGCGACCGATGTTCAAGTAGGCATGATGCGAGATTTGTTCAATAACTGCGTCCATGGGGATTTCATGATGTGGATGCATGGGCATACGCTATGGTCTGACATGCCGGATCGGGACAACGACGAATACGATGACAACCTGAGGGCCATCTACCAACTCATTTATCAGTATGGCACTGAAAAAACAAAAAGTGATCTCGAGCAAATGGGCCTTGTAAAACTATTGGGGTTGGATAGAGAAGAGTTGCGCCCTTTTTAACGGATCAATCATAGACGTTTTCTACCAGAAGGAGTGAATAGTATGAAGATGTGGAAGCAAGGAATGATGACAACAGCGCTGGTAATGGGTCTCGCCATGCCAGGTGTTGCGTTGGCCCAAGATGTATCTGCAACAGTTGACCAGGTGATCAAGCCGACTCACAGCCATGATGAGCATGGGGAGAAGCACATGAAGGTGCGACACAGCTCAAACAGAGGCGTTCATCAAAAAATGTACATGCTCTTGCTAGCGGAAAAATATGCACCAGATAGCGTGGTGAAATGGCAGGCAGCGTTTAAAGAACGTGATCGGTTAATGAGCGAGTTCGAGGCGCTGAGTGACGACCCGAAGTGGCAAGCGAAGCGTGAAGAACGCAAACAACTGATCAACAAGCTGAATGAACAAGTGAAAAAGGGCGAAATCACCAACGAACAGATGGAAAAGCAGTTCAAGGATTGGAAAGACAAAAACATGGGGCCAAAAGAAGAGCGTGACGCCCGAAAAGCTCGGATCGAGCAAATGAAAAAAACACACGAAGCTTTTGACTCGGCGATTGAATCTGGCGAAACAGCCAAGATTAAGGAGTCACTCCAGCAAATGCTGGAACAAATGCAAGCAAATAATTCTCGCATGGCGGAAAAGCTGGCCATGAAGAAAAAATAACGTTACGAACAAAAAAGGACGTGACCGACTTACTGGTAGGCGTCCTTTTTCATATCTGTTACAAGCATAGCGGGTGTCCATTCATTCAGGAAGACCATCTGTTCGGTTTGGCAGGAGGGACACCAGCCTGTATGGATGCAGTGGTGGCGTGTACGATCTATGTAACCATTGTCCATCTTGGCATCGTCTATCTCCCGGTACGGGCTGTAGCTTCCATAAAAGTCATACAGACGGCCTGCATCTTGCAGAGCTTGACCGCACGTTGAACACGCTTGTTGGAGCGGCGTGAAGCCATTGCAAACTGGGCACAGATGATTCAAAGTGTAATCGCCTCCTCGTTGTTGCTTCTACTGTGCACGCCAACAAAAGCGGTTATGCAATGGAATGAAAAATCCCTGTCGCAGCCATCGGAGGCAACAACAGGGACCAAACATTTTTACGATTTGAAGTTGTCCATGCTGGAAGAATGACCAGGCTGCAATTTGGCATCCGGATTAAAGTAGGAAACCGCGTTGTTTACAGCAGTAGGTGCTTCACCAAATCCGACAGCGATCAGCTTGACCTTACCAGGGTAGGTTGCGATGTCGCCTGCTGCGAAAATGCCTGGAATGTTTGATTCCATGCGGGTATCGACCACGATGGAGCCTTTTTCGAGCTCCAGCCCCCAGTTCTTGATCGGACCGAGAGAGGAGATGAAGCCAAAGTTGACAATGACTGCATCAACTTCCAGATCGATTTCTTCTTTTGTCGTGCAATGGGTCAGCGTGAGTTTTTCGATGCGCTCCTCACCGTGCAAAGCTGCAATTTCGTATGGTGTTGTGACGTTTACTTTGGAGGACATGAGCATTTCTACGCTGTGTTCATGTGCGCGGAACTTGTCTCTGCGATGGATGAGGTGTACTTCTTTTGCGATAGGTTCTAGCATGAGGGACCAGTCCAGAGCGGAATCACCGCCGCCAATAACAGCTACACGCTGTCCCTTGAAGGAGTTCAGATCGGTAACAAAATAGTGCAGATTGGATTTTTCATATTTGACGGCATCTGGGTGTTCCAGCCTGCGAGGTTCGAACGCTCCTACCCCAGCAGTGATGATTACGGATTTGGAGTAGTGAGTGCCTTTGTCCGTTGTGATTTCAAACACATCGTCTACTTTTTTTACGACATTTTCCACTTTTTCTTCCAGACAAACGGTTTGCTGAAAGCGGGAAATCTGATCTTTCAGATTATTGATCAAATCTTGTGCTAAAACCTTTGGAAATCCGGCTACATCATATATGTACTTCTCCGGATAAAGAGCGGATAACTGCCCACCTAACTGGGGCATGCTCTCAATGATTTTTACACTGGCCTGCCTCATCCCGCCGTAAAAAGCGGTAAATAACCCGGCAGGGCCGCCACCAATGATCGTAAT
This genomic stretch from Brevibacillus sp. DP1.3A harbors:
- a CDS encoding metallophosphoesterase, translated to MMTTIILYILVGIIFLAYHTTYVKTSTVKLTIPSVPPLTLVHLSDPHGRTRFWNGELHKLVNVHDPDLVIVTGDLTQDSGQLTSVLNELAKIKSEDGIYFVPGNYEREAGRFRKKAYSAAVSDSQKEAWQQVMTVLENESTVIEKDGSRIWIYGFDNSIYGNERRPRKEIQQANLTIFLAHSPNIISLIHNEGLKADLLLTGHTHGGQVRLFNRTVGAYKHFHVGQKEDQSVGVFGISRGLGTSRLPIRLNCFAEITVYAINQS
- a CDS encoding NAD(P)/FAD-dependent oxidoreductase, coding for MNFLQKDEQIYDITIIGGGPAGLFTAFYGGMRQASVKIIESMPQLGGQLSALYPEKYIYDVAGFPKVLAQDLINNLKDQISRFQQTVCLEEKVENVVKKVDDVFEITTDKGTHYSKSVIITAGVGAFEPRRLEHPDAVKYEKSNLHYFVTDLNSFKGQRVAVIGGGDSALDWSLMLEPIAKEVHLIHRRDKFRAHEHSVEMLMSSKVNVTTPYEIAALHGEERIEKLTLTHCTTKEEIDLEVDAVIVNFGFISSLGPIKNWGLELEKGSIVVDTRMESNIPGIFAAGDIATYPGKVKLIAVGFGEAPTAVNNAVSYFNPDAKLQPGHSSSMDNFKS
- a CDS encoding cupredoxin domain-containing protein; this encodes MNKKWGMLVSSVALSAMLITACGGGKDQAASTDAAAPAATTGTQVNIEASNWKFNQETFEVKAGEEFTLNFKSTEGFHGIGIQGLDVDLQKDGSKTMKIDTAGEYTIFCNVICGPDHGKMVAKLVVK